A DNA window from Candidatus Brocadiaceae bacterium contains the following coding sequences:
- a CDS encoding SDR family oxidoreductase, whose amino-acid sequence MNADLQDMLRISRTVGASPRWVQGGGGNTSVKTDGRRTMYVKASGTALGDMVEGRGYRLVDVVRCAAIAEDEALAALDAAEREARVVDRLLDACLDDLHGRPSVETSLHAMLDRCVVHTHPSVVNGLLCARDGRAAIERMFADLVPPPLYIDYAGAGHSLACRLRDELHRYAAEHSRAPEVIFLENHGLVVSTTDADRALELTARVFDRVDRAATEAIAAAGLPPARPADPEVVDALVAEVTAAMRPFYARAFGGPALLRFSDAPVVRGFLRLPQAAELSEAPPLVPDQVVYCRERPLWIALPPDPGEARRVVAERLEETSSWSEHPLCILVDGLGLFCAAPTSRFLDAVCATMEAVLESLTIASRFGGPRGLSEEALAFLHDWEVERFRRQTASGERGGSDLAGRVVVVTGAGSGIGRGLSLFLARRGAHVVLADVDRGGAEETQRRAVAQEGAGTARPMDVDVTDEASVRALFRQIVCALGGVDVLINGAGLAPVHALVDFPLAQWRKTLDVNLTGYFLMAREAARRMIAQGTGGAIINVSSKTGLEASRNHSAYNATKSAEIHLARGWALELAEHGIRVNALCPGNVFAESKIWNEDYVKALAEKRGLRPEEVIPYYINLTALKQEVTWDDLGEAVSFLAGDRAARITGQTLVVDAGQVFVR is encoded by the coding sequence CGTTCGCTGCGCGGCCATCGCCGAAGACGAGGCCCTGGCAGCCCTGGACGCCGCCGAACGCGAGGCCCGGGTGGTCGACCGCCTGCTGGACGCCTGCCTGGACGATCTGCACGGCCGGCCGTCGGTCGAGACCAGCCTGCACGCCATGCTGGACCGGTGCGTCGTGCACACGCATCCCTCGGTCGTCAACGGGCTCCTTTGCGCCCGGGACGGGCGCGCGGCGATCGAACGCATGTTCGCGGATCTGGTTCCCCCGCCGCTCTACATCGACTACGCCGGCGCGGGGCATTCGCTGGCCTGCCGTCTGCGCGACGAACTGCACCGGTATGCGGCCGAGCACTCGCGCGCGCCGGAGGTGATCTTCCTCGAAAACCACGGCCTGGTCGTCAGCACCACCGATGCCGACCGCGCACTGGAGCTGACCGCCCGCGTGTTTGACCGGGTGGACCGTGCCGCGACCGAGGCCATCGCGGCCGCCGGCCTCCCGCCGGCCCGCCCGGCAGATCCGGAGGTCGTGGACGCCCTCGTGGCGGAGGTGACGGCGGCCATGCGGCCGTTCTACGCGCGGGCCTTCGGAGGCCCCGCCCTGCTGCGGTTCTCCGATGCCCCCGTGGTGCGCGGCTTCCTGCGCCTGCCGCAGGCGGCGGAGCTGTCCGAGGCGCCGCCGCTCGTGCCCGACCAGGTGGTCTACTGCCGCGAGCGGCCGCTCTGGATAGCGCTGCCTCCCGACCCCGGCGAGGCCCGGCGGGTCGTCGCCGAGCGCCTGGAGGAGACGTCCTCGTGGTCGGAGCACCCGCTCTGCATCCTGGTGGACGGCCTGGGCCTGTTCTGCGCGGCGCCGACGTCGAGGTTTCTGGACGCCGTATGCGCCACGATGGAAGCCGTGCTGGAGTCGCTGACGATCGCGTCGCGATTCGGCGGTCCGCGCGGCCTGAGCGAGGAGGCCCTGGCATTCCTGCACGACTGGGAGGTGGAACGTTTCCGCCGGCAGACCGCGTCCGGCGAACGCGGCGGTTCGGACCTGGCCGGCCGCGTGGTGGTGGTCACCGGGGCCGGCAGCGGCATCGGGCGCGGGCTGTCGCTGTTCCTGGCACGTCGCGGCGCGCACGTCGTGCTGGCCGACGTCGATCGGGGGGGTGCCGAGGAGACGCAGAGGCGCGCGGTGGCCCAGGAAGGCGCCGGGACGGCGCGGCCGATGGACGTGGACGTGACGGACGAGGCGTCCGTCCGCGCCCTCTTCCGGCAGATCGTCTGCGCCTTGGGCGGGGTCGACGTCCTGATCAACGGCGCCGGGCTGGCGCCCGTGCACGCGCTCGTCGACTTCCCCCTGGCCCAATGGCGCAAGACGCTGGACGTGAACCTGACGGGCTACTTCCTGATGGCCCGCGAGGCCGCGCGCCGGATGATCGCCCAGGGCACCGGCGGGGCGATCATCAACGTCTCGTCCAAAACCGGCCTGGAGGCGTCCAGGAACCACAGCGCCTACAACGCGACGAAGTCCGCCGAAATCCATCTGGCCCGCGGCTGGGCTCTGGAGCTGGCCGAGCACGGCATCCGCGTCAATGCCCTCTGTCCGGGCAACGTCTTCGCCGAGTCGAAGATCTGGAACGAGGACTACGTCAAGGCGCTGGCCGAGAAGCGCGGGCTCCGGCCCGAAGAGGTCATCCCCTACTACATCAACCTGACCGCCCTGAAGCAGGAGGTCACGTGGGACGACCTGGGCGAGGCGGTCAGCTTCCTGGCGGGCGACCGTGCGGCCCGGATCACGGGGCAGACGCTCGTCGTGGACGCCGGGCAGGTGTTCGTGCGTTAG
- a CDS encoding bifunctional hexulose-6-phosphate synthase/ribonuclease regulator: MDPVVQLALDFVNLEQALRAAREAYAGGIRWLEAGTPLIKSEGLDAVRALRREFPSATVIADMKVMDAGRVETECAAKAGANVVHVLGAASDATIIECVEAARRYDARIAVDLVGLAVEGRLVERALEVQAMGAACICIHTPIDMQMRGELPFDDLRAVAERVQIPIAVAGGINSETAPDAVKAGASVVIVGGAITKAPDARAAAEAILRAVATGAAVPTHLFKRGDESAIGEVLQRTSAADVTEALHNAGAILGLTAITPGARVAGRALTVWTYPGDWAKPVEAIDQAEEGQVLVIDAGGRPPAVWGEKATLSCLQRKVAGVVIDGAIRDTMNIRQMGFPAFASFTTPVAGEPKGYGMIGIPVRIGGQYIRTGDWIIADDDGVVVIPQEKAVEVANRAQAVVEREEREMAEIEDGRTLGTVSELMRWEQLRKGDGGKDQG; the protein is encoded by the coding sequence ATGGATCCCGTAGTACAACTGGCACTGGACTTCGTGAACCTCGAACAGGCCCTGCGGGCCGCTCGTGAGGCCTACGCCGGCGGCATCCGCTGGCTGGAAGCCGGCACGCCGCTGATCAAGAGCGAAGGCCTCGACGCCGTCCGCGCGTTGCGGCGCGAGTTTCCGTCCGCCACGGTCATCGCCGACATGAAGGTCATGGACGCCGGCCGCGTGGAGACCGAGTGCGCGGCCAAGGCCGGCGCGAACGTCGTCCACGTGCTCGGCGCGGCGTCCGACGCGACCATCATCGAGTGCGTGGAGGCCGCCCGCCGCTACGACGCGCGCATCGCCGTCGACCTGGTGGGCCTGGCCGTCGAGGGCCGGCTGGTCGAGCGCGCCCTGGAGGTCCAGGCCATGGGCGCCGCCTGCATCTGCATCCATACGCCCATCGACATGCAGATGCGCGGCGAACTGCCGTTCGACGACCTGCGGGCCGTCGCCGAGAGGGTCCAGATCCCCATCGCCGTGGCGGGCGGCATCAACAGCGAGACGGCGCCGGACGCCGTCAAGGCGGGCGCGTCGGTCGTCATCGTCGGCGGGGCCATCACGAAGGCGCCCGACGCCCGGGCCGCCGCCGAGGCGATCCTGCGGGCCGTCGCCACCGGCGCCGCCGTGCCGACCCACCTGTTCAAGCGCGGCGATGAGTCCGCCATCGGCGAAGTGCTGCAGCGCACCTCGGCGGCCGACGTCACCGAGGCGCTGCACAACGCCGGCGCCATCCTGGGGCTGACGGCCATCACCCCGGGCGCCCGCGTTGCCGGGCGTGCGCTGACGGTCTGGACCTATCCCGGCGACTGGGCCAAACCGGTCGAGGCCATCGACCAGGCCGAGGAGGGCCAGGTGCTGGTGATCGACGCCGGCGGCCGGCCGCCGGCCGTCTGGGGCGAGAAGGCCACGCTGAGCTGCCTGCAGCGGAAGGTGGCCGGCGTCGTAATCGACGGGGCCATCCGGGACACGATGAACATCCGCCAGATGGGCTTCCCGGCCTTCGCCTCCTTCACCACACCCGTGGCGGGCGAGCCGAAGGGCTACGGCATGATCGGCATCCCCGTGCGGATCGGCGGCCAGTACATCCGCACGGGTGACTGGATCATCGCCGACGACGACGGCGTGGTCGTCATCCCGCAGGAGAAGGCCGTCGAGGTAGCCAACCGCGCCCAGGCCGTCGTCGAGCGCGAGGAACGCGAGATGGCCGAGATCGAGGACGGCCGCACCCTGGGCACGGTCTCCGAGCTGATGCGCTGGGAGCAGCTGAGGAAGGGCGATGGTGGAAAAGACCAGGGCTGA